In Citrus sinensis cultivar Valencia sweet orange chromosome 2, DVS_A1.0, whole genome shotgun sequence, a single genomic region encodes these proteins:
- the LOC102625105 gene encoding enhancer of mRNA-decapping protein 4-like isoform X2, with amino-acid sequence MASNQAGGGGGGVTGGGGSGGFDMNKLLKPSSNPMNMIPNSTNLTTSPSFPSPSSVSSPSPYLTPSSSYPPPTGPYPPYHYYPSPPPPQHQLFQQQQQQQQNRPQILYPQQIPQPPSPSHNPNPNSTSSSSSGNNLLMAFFANQHQHQPPSPTLPPPSDSTVVIPSAPPVRLRSSKVPKGRHLIGNHSVYDIDVRLDGEVQPQLEVTPITKYISDPGLVLGRQIAVNRNYICYGLKLGNIRILNIITALRSLLRGHTQRVTDMAFFAEDVHLLASASVDGRFFIWNITEGPDEEDKPQILGKIVVAIQILADGDSVHPRVCWHPHKQEILMLAIGNRILKIDSNRVGKGERFSAEEPLKCPVDELINGVQLVGKHDGEITELSMCQWLTTRLASASLDGTVKIWDDRKSTPLAVLRPYDGHPVNSVTFLIGPHPQHIVLITGGPLNRELKIWASAEEEGWLLPSDIESWKCTQTLELKSSAELRLEDAFFNQVVALNRAGLFLLANAKKNAIYAIHMDYGPNPASTRMDYIAEFTVTMPILSLTGTTTDASPDGEHIVQIYCVQTQAIQQYALDLSQCLPPPLENAELEKTDSNATRAFDVANPDGSASLESSHGTKSADVGTTSLVPPILSSSTESVPIASRPEGLPSSEVSSLSENASGAETKPSALPSGNAENIHSASPPLPLSPRLSRKSSGYRSPSNGFEPSAQPNEHGSEQAVTDYSVDRRTNTSKEKMADVPSSGDNLWKGDRNSAQNDISMVPDPPVVFKHPTHLVTPSEILSTAASSSENSQFSQRMNVGEAKVQDAVVNNDAEGVEVEVKVVGETGGLKNEFNSRESHATVTEKKEKSFYSQASDLGIQMARDCCMGTYNVDGIRQASDVEAQDRPSNNGEVEEQDMSKDTPAKVGASEASMVILQSPSPAAKGRKQKGKNSQISGAPSTDATMSQLLAMQDMLNQMMSTQKEIQKQMNSVVSAPVNKEGKRLEASLGRSIEKVVKANSDALWARFQEENAKHEKLERDRMQQITNLITNTINKDLPAILEKTLKKEIAAVGPAVARAISPTLEKSISSAIMESFQKGVGEKAVSQLEKSVSSKLETTVARQIQAQFQTSGKQALQDALRSNLETSIIPAFEMSCKAMFEQIDSTFQKGLIKHTTAIQQQFETAHSPMAIALRDAINSATSITQTLSGELADGQRKLLAMAAAGANTKTGTSLVTQSSNGPLAGLHEMVEAPLDPTKELSRLIAERKYEEAFTGALHRSDVSIVSWLCSQVDLPGILSTVPLPLSQGVLLALLQQLACDISKETPRKLAWMTDVAVAINPADPMISMHVRPIFEQVYQILGHQRNLPSTSASEANSIRLLMHVINSVLMSCK; translated from the exons ATGGCTTCAAATCAAGcgggaggaggaggaggaggagtcACGGGCGGTGGAGGCAGTGGAGGGTTTGACATGAACAAGCTATTGAAACCAAGTTCAAATCCAATGAATATGATTCCAAACTCAACAAATCTAACGACGTCACCGTCATTTCCGAGTCCATCTTCGGTTTCATCACCGTCTCCGTATTTAACACCGTCTTCGTCTTATCCTCCACCAACTGGTCCATATCCACCTTACCACTATTATCCATCACCACCGCCACCTCAGCACCAACTCTTccaacaacagcagcagcaacaacaaaaCAGACCTCAAATCTTATACCCTCAACAAATTCCACAGCCCCCTTCCCCTTCCCATAACCCTAACCCTAATtccacttcttcttcttcttctggtAACAACCTTCTTATGGCCTTCTTCGCCAATCAACATCAACATCAGCCTCCTAGTCCTACTCTCCCTCCACCGTCCGATTCGACGGTTGTGATTCCTTCCGCTCCGCCTGTTAGATTGCGCAGCAGTAAGGTTCCCAAAGGAAGGCATTTGATTGGGAATCATTCGGTTTATGACATTGATGTCAGACTGGACGGGGAAGTTCAGCCGCAACTTGAAGTTACTCCTATTACTAAGTATATATCGGATCCTGGCCTTGTTCTTGGCCGTCAGATTGCTGTTAATAGGAATTACATTTGCTATGGTCTCAAGCTTGGTAACATTCGCATTCTTAATATCATTACTGCTCTGAGATCTTTGCTTCGTGGCCACACTCAG AGAGTAACAGATATGGCTTTCTTTGCCGAGGATGTTCATCTTTTGGCTAG TGCAAGTGTTGATGGACGCTTTTTTATATGGAACATTACCGAAGGCCCTGACGAGGAAGATAAGcctcaaattttgggtaaaATTGTTGTTGCCATTCAGATACTTGCAGACGGGGATTCAGTCCATCCAAGAGTCTGTTGGCATCCTCACAAACAA GAAATTTTGATGTTGGCGATTGGAAATCGGATCCTTAAGATTGATAGCAATAGAGTTGGGAAAGGCGAACGGTTTTCAGCCGAGGAACCTCTTAAATGTCCTGTTGATGAACTGATTAATGGGGTTCAGCTTGTTGGTAAACATGATGGTGAAATTACGGAGCTGTCAATGTGCCAATGGCTGACTACCCGTTTAGCTTCAGCTTCATTAGATGGCACg GTGAAGATTTGGGATGACCGTAAGTCTACACCACTTGCTGTGTTGAGACCATATGATGGCCATCCTGTTAATTCTGTAACATTTTTGATTGGTCCTCATCCACAGCACATTGTGCTTATCACAGGG GGTCCCTTGAATCGGGAACTGAAGATATGGGCCTCTGCTGAGGAGGAGGGCTGGTTGTTGCCTAGTGATATTGAATCATGGAAGTGCACTCAGACTTTGGAGCTGAAGAGTTCTGCCGAACTCAGGCTTGAGGATGCTTTCTTCAATCAAGTTGTTGCGCTTAACCGCGCAGGCCTGTTTCTGCTAGCAAATGCCAAGAAGAATGCTATCTATGCCATACACATGGATTACGGACCTAATCCCGCCTCAACTCGCATGGATTACATAGCTGAATTTACGGTTACAATGCCTATATTGAGTCTTACTGGTACTACAACCGATGCTTCCCCAGATGGAGAACACATTGTACAGATTTACTGTGTTCAAACACAGGCTATTCAGCAGTATGCATTGGACTTGTCTCAGTGCCTGCCCCCACCTTTAGAGAATGCAGAGTTGGAGAAAACAGACTCCAATGCTACCCGTGCTTTTGATGTTGCTAATCCTGATGGTTCTGCCAGTTTGGAATCATCTCACGGGACTAAATCTGCCGATGTAGGTACTACTTCTTTGGTGCCCCCTATACTTTCTAGCAGCACTGAAAGTGTCCCCATAGCGAGCCGTCCTGAAGGTTTGCCTTCTTCTGAGGTTTCTAGTTTGTCAGAAAATGCTTCGGGGGCAGAGACTAAGCCAAGTGCTCTGCCATCTGGTAATGCTGAAAATATCCACTCGGCATCTCCTCCTCTTCCTTTGAGTCCTAGATTATCTCGTAAATCATCTGGTTATAGAAGTCCATCGAACGGTTTTGAGCCATCTGCACAACCCAATGAACATGGTAGTGAGCAGGCAGTAACTGATTATTCAGTTGACCGTAGAACAAATACttccaaagaaaaaatggcTGATGTGCCTTCCTCAGGTGACAATTTGTGGAAGGGTGATAGAAATAGTGCGCAAAATGACATTTCTATGGTTCCTGATCCTCCTGTAGTGTTTAAACACCCTACCCATCTCGTGACTCCATCAGAAATTTTATCTACTGCTGCTTCATCATCTGAGAATTCTCAGTTTAGTCAGCGCATGAATGTTGGAGAGGCAAAGGTTCAAGATGCAGTTGTCAACAATGATGCAGAAGGTGTTGAGGTAGAGGTTAAAGTTGTTGGTGAGACAGGTGGTCTGAAAAACGAATTTAATTCTAGGGAATCCCATGCTACTGTTACggagaagaaggagaaatccTTTTATTCTCAGGCCTCAGATCTTGGCATTCAGATGGCTAGAGATTGTTGTATGGGAACATATAATGTGGATGGAATTCGACAGGCTAGTGATGTTGAAGCACAAGATAGACCTTCTAACAACGGAGAGGTTGAAGAGCAAGACATGTCAAAAGATACACCTGCAAAGGTTGGTGCATCAGAAGCTTCCATGGTGATTCTGCAATCCCCTTCCCCAGCTGCCAAAGGTAGAAAACAGAAGggaaaaaattctcaaatatcTG GTGCCCCATCCACTGATGCTACTATGTCTCAGTTATTGGCTATGCAAGACATGCTCAACCAG ATGATGAGCACGCAAAAAGAAATCCAGAAACAGATGAATTCAGTCGTGTCTGCCCCAGTTAATAAAGAAGGCAAACGACTGGAGGCATCATTGGGTCGGAGCATTGAGAAAGTTGTTAAGGCTAACTCAGATGCCTTGTGGGCTCGTTTCcaagaagaaaatgctaaacatGAGAAGTTAGAACGAGACCGCATGCAGCAGATAACGAACTTAATCACCAACACTATAAATAAGGACTTGCCTGCTATACTCGAGAAAACCTTAAAGAAGGAAATAGCAGCTGTTGGACCAGCTGTAGCTCGTGCAATATCTCCAACTTTGGAAAAAAGCATATCTTCAGCTATTATGGAGTCATTCCAG AAAGGAGTGGGTGAAAAAGCAGTGAGTCAACTAGAGAAATCGGTTAGCTCAAAACTGGAAACTACCGTGGCCAGGCAAATACAAGCACAGTTTCAAACTTCGGGCAAGCAAGCTCTTCAG GATGCATTGCGGTCTAATTTGGAAACTTCAATTATTCCAGCATTTGAGATGTCATGCAAAGCAATGTTTGAGCAAATCGATTCTACATTTCAGAAGGGCCTTATCAAACATACAACTGCTATTCAGCAGCAGTTTGAAACTGCACATTCTCCGATGGCCATTGCTTTGAGG GATGCAATTAATTCAGCAACGTCAATTACTCAGACCTTAAGTGGAGAATTGGCTGATGGGCAGCGTAAGCTCTTAGCCATGGCAGCAGCAGGAGCTAACACTAAAACAGGAACTTCCTTGGTCACTCAGTCAAGTAATGGACCATTAGCTGGTCTTCATGAGATG GTTGAGGCGCCTTTGGATCCAACAAAAGAACTGTCTAGGTTGATAGCTGAACGCAAATATGAGGAGGCATTCACAGGAGCACTGCACAGAAGTGATGTGTCAATTGTATCCTGGTTATGCTCCCAG GTTGATCTACCTGGAATTTTGTCAACGGTACCACTCCCTCTAAGTCAAGGAGTTCTGCTGGCCCTTCTTCAGCAATTGGCTTGTGATATCAGCAAGGAAACACCGAGAAAGCTAGCGTGGATGACAGATGTTGCAGTAGCCATAAACCCTGCAGATCCGATGATATCAATGCACGTGCGACCAATCTTTGAGCAGGTGTATCAGATACTGGGGCATCAACGAAACCTACCCAGTACCTCTGCTTCAGAAGCAAATAGCATCCGGCTTCTTATGCATGTCATAAACTCCGTGTTGATGAGCTGTAAATGA